The DNA segment aatttatttcatattataatatccattcctgattctatttggtatattattggtattacaaattttgttttctcaatttcaatttttaatttttctgctactgtatctAGCAAAATAATTGATCCATCTCATATTCGAAtttttaatcctttatcatatttcttccaataatgatttggaagtatatgtttgctttctaaacacatacttgctcctgtatcaacataagcatatatatgatatgatttatattctttaattttaatttgaatttttatataaatactatTTGGATTGGTTTTGTTTTTAGTTTCCATTCTCTCATCATTTTTTTAGGGATTGATGAGGAGGATAATGGGTAAGGGTAGAAATGgtattttgaaacaaaattttctctctccagggagtaaaaaataagttttaatgGAGTAGGTATTGAAATGTAAGTTGAAAATGGGTTTaggaattgaattgtaatttAACCGAAAAAGAATAAGCACTATTTCCAGGATCGCCCGATCGTCCGCACCACTATTTTATAAATTGAGTAGAATTCTATTTTATAAATTGAGTAGAATTCTCTAATCCTCCTATGAGTGTAAAATTTACGTTCattataatttaaaagattcaATACATGGATTCCCACCTCCTGTGAGTGTAAAATTTATGTtcattataatttaaaatattcaatacatGGATTCCCACCTAGGTTTCaacaattttgatatattaaatCTCTGAATCTATTTGCACGTGCCTTTGTTGATTGTAATTCAAAGATCTGTCTGTAAAAAAttgattattataattttattttggttcgataactaataaaataatatttagatCAATAATAAAGTCTAATCTATCATCTCATGCCCATGATGGGTCACCCAAGCCAAATTGAGACGACTCTAATTCCTTTTGGAATTGAATATGTTTGTAAGGCTATATAGTATACGTGTTTTTAGCCTTACAAACATAttcaatatatatacatatatatatatagagtttttttcaagtgcccacctatcatgcccactaccatgcctattaatgatgtggcactattctattggatgtgataaagatgtgataaattataagttcaatagaatagtgccacatcatttttgggcatggtagtgggcatgataggtgggcacttgaaagaaactatatatatatatatatatatatatatatatatatatatataaaaatttgtgtaattttaatttaggGAATATGGTCAAAATGGTCCTGTAAGTTTGCTCATTTTGTATTTTGGTCCtctaagtatttaatttttgattttggtcctataagttaagttataattggttTTTAGTCCTTTCTTCATAAAGTGTTGACGTGACATCAGAAAATGCTGACGTAACAGCTAAAAATGCTTAAGTGGCATTGAGAAATGATGATGTGTCTGTTGTGGCATCAACAATTAAATGCTATGTTTTCAAAATCGGGCTGTACCGACTGGTTCAACTGGTTCGATCTGAAATCGGTCACTGATTTGATCCGAAACACTctcaaaaatcattttaatgGCTGAACAGACAAAACTGGTCAAGAATCGAAAAATtggtttttcaatttttttgaaaaattagtttttttaatttaaaaccttaatttaatattttattatatatatacatgattatttgaaattttttcttcgttagaaatattatttattaatattagaatttataatttgtttgaatatatttatatagttaattagttttcaaactacgataaagatatatatttttttatttatataaaatttttaggtttttataatttaaaatatattattaataatattatataaacgattttcCAATCTGACTGTCCGGTTAAAATATTCCAACAAGTTggatcatttttttaatttagatCAGTTTAATCAACGGTCcggttataaattaaaaaacattgcttaaataataaaaaaaactaaaaaccaaaatataactaaacttacaggaccaaaacccaaaattgAATACTTACATGACCAAATCACAAAATAAGCAAACTTACAGGATTATTTTGACTATTATCTCTTTAATTTATGACAGTTAAACTCTTTATATCACGATTATCTCATTATATCAAACTGACCCAAATTGTCATTGACGATCTATTTCATCATATGGCCCATTTTGCATTGTTTCATAGATTTGTCACCAGCGAGCCTTTTAATGCTCTAATTGAGGCAAATATCTTCTATATAAGAGTTTATCAAATTCCAGAGATTTTCTTTACTGTATTTCCCCTCAACCATGGAAATTTACACAAGGAATTTCATCTACTTGACTTTCGATTttctataatatatttattgtgATCATAGACATTCAAATTTGTTTTGGATCTTTTCTTCATTGGTTCTGTCCTTAGGTGAAGAACTTAAAACATGTTATATTTGGTTACATGGAAATTGCTTATTATCAAGCATCTTAGCTTGACACAATGTGATAAACTAGTCAAGCCTACTCGAAAACTCGAGAAATAAATATAAGTTTTCTAATTATTTTTAGcaaattattattgttttgacAAATTTTGAGATatctcataataaatttttttatgtggaGTCATGTATTTAATTAACCCAATATCATATTATACTTCTATTGCTTGGTATTTTTGTTTGGGTTATTTTACAGAAATTggcatgcaatctagcaatAAGGACCAATCCATAGCTCAACACTTCACAAATCCACTCCGATGGTGCTAAACCAAAATCCTCTCCGGGGGTGTAAATCAAAATCCTCTCCGAGGGTGTTAAACCAAAATCCTCTCCGATGGTGCTAAACCCAAACCCACTCCGGTGGTACTCAAAAGACCGACCAAGCTCGGCACATACCACACAATTCGTGGTCAATTAAAAAGCCCGACCAAGCTCGGCACATATCACGCCATACGTGGTAAAAAACAAAGCCCGACCagttcggcactcaccacgTCATACGTAGTCAAAAAACAAAGCCCGACCATTTTGGCACTCACCACGCCGTACGTGGTCAAAAACAAAGCCCGACCAGTTCGGCATTTACCACACCATTcgtgataaaaaaaacaaagtccGACCAGTTCAGCACTCACCACGCCATACGTGGTAAAAAAACAAAGTCCGACCagttcggcactcaccacgTCATACGTGGTCAAAAAACAAAGTCCGACCAGTTAGGCActtaccacgccattcgtggtcaaaaaACAAAGTCCGACCAGTTCGGCATTCACCACGTCATTCGTGGTCAAATCAAAACCCGACCAGCTCGGAACTCACCACGTCATTCGTGGCCTCCATCAAAAGCCCAACCAGCTCGACACAATGtgtaaacccacgccactcatggttatctcaaaagcccgaccatcTCGGCACCATATAAGTTCACTCCATCACGAACGCTCAaagaaaattacaaaaaaaccaaaatgttgtctttatgctctaaaatataaattaagttCTTCATCGTTTCACTCGTCGTCACTTCTCTCCGGGAGGAAGTATTGATGATATGACCTTATTCAGAAAGGTTGTATTTTCTTTCATACGTCTCCCATATACTTCTTTTACACATCTTATTTATGTCTCTTTCTTACTCTTATCTTGCAGTTTTCATATCTTTTCTATTGAATCTCATACTGACTTGAGGGTCGAAGTGGCTTCGCCTCCGGGCGAGCCATctcacatgtttttttttatatacagaaatattttgggatcattcggctcgatttattgaagaaattggTTCGTTGATTACCGGTTCCAAGTAATTTATTTGATGCAGAAATTTTTGAACGCATCAAAAACATTTATTATTCAAACTCAAACTCAAAAAAAGCACCAATCAATACATTATGTAAAAcatttattattcaaactaaaaaaaaacaCCGATTACAAACACACTACAACCCATTGTATCTTTTTTTGTTCCCTTCTCTAGAATCACATTACCACATACGAAATAAAAGCAAAGTTGCCGAGTAGATGAACGAACCCCACGACGTCTATTATTAAATATCAATCACGGAGAGTGATATCCAAATAAAAGTATGGTCGCATTGCCCAATGCAACTCTCACTTAGTCTTCTGAAACCGAGCCCGTAAACTCTCGGCCAGTTTCTCCCGATCAGGCAGATGTTCCTTAACATAGCTCGAGTTGACGTACTCATCCATCCATGCACACAAATTCGGGAACTTCTCTTTCGTTATGATTTCCAATCCCACCAATTCCGCAATAACCACAGACCAACGGGCAATAAAATTGCCCACAATATCAACAAATCCAATGACATCTCCCCCGAAGAACTTCTTGCCTTTGAGTTCATTGTCAAGAATTTGAAGCGATTCCTCTGCTTCTTCCTTGGCTTTCGCTTGCTCCTCCCCTGAAACCAAACAAGCCGTCCTATATGCTGGCAAGCACTGcaaattcaaacaaaaatatatatacattaataaAACTGTCACAATATTAATGATTCTATAGACACTTTTTATAAAactatattaaatgttttactacTAATACTCATGAGATTGTTAAAAATCTCCTATAAAAAAAATGGTTTATTACCTTGAGTACATATGTCCTCatatttttatagatttttagAAACATGTGTGcgcaaaatttgaaaacataagAAATTAATAGTCGTACGAAGGCTTTTCAACAATATAGGGTAGGTAATGCATGCAATTATATCCGGATAAAATATTACCTTCTCGTCCAAGAATCTAGCCCAGAAACGTGCCAAGGCTCGGTCGTAAGGATCTTTGGGCAAGATGGGGGGGCCATTTTCCCAAGTTTCATCGATGTATTCAAGAATCACCAATGACTCGGCGATTGCCTTGCCATTATGTATCAAAACAGGGATTTTTTTGTAGACTGGATTGGATTCAAGAAGTAGAGAGGATTTGTTGCTTAGATCTTCTTCTATGAATTCATATTCTACTCCTTTCAGTTTCAGCGCCCATTCCACTCTACAACTATACGGGCTGCGCCAAGAACCAAGTACCTTCACTTCCGCCATCGATCACGAATATTACAGgctttttttccttttcttgagtttttgaatgTGTTAATTAATTCTTGGGAGCCCATTCTTATAGGGACATTTGACTTGTCCTCTACGAAAATGTGGATAAATTAAACTCAGCAAAATTCAAGCGAAGGATCGAGAACATGGAGCAGAATAATACCAATTAGTTGATTATTTGTCCAAATAATTCATATTTAAAATTACAGTTTCTCTCAGTGGTTCAATCAAATTTTTAGAGCTATTAagcttattatattttattaagtaTAATTTGAAACTTTATACCTAAACATTGACTAACATATATAAATCTCTTCactttattttttaatacataatttcttacttttattttGTCTAGGagtaacataaataaaaaaaatgtagcATATATAATACTTTATCATGTGATCGATCATCTTCggccattttttttttattttttgaaaccaGATATTTGTTTATGAGTCTATGACtctaataaaaattaatcttTTTTAAAATATGGACAAATATACcaccaaaacaaaaaattccATTATGCTCAAAATCCAAtaccatacaaaatttttaaataataatatattttagatTATATAAAATAGCTGTTTTGTTTTTAGACTTTACTTTGGAACTTAAATCGTTTTACTaaagcaaaaaataaaaataaaaaaatcattttactatatatatatatataagttaaaAGTAGAGAACGACCACCGGTCTGGTCAACTGTGAAGTACTAAATTATTTGAGAGAATCATGGAAAGGCTGACCTATGCCATGAGCTCAGCGCCATGCAACGTGAATCAAATGAGTTTGGACATATTGAAACTGGGTTCATCGTGTATGGCccaatttatatttttgtttggCCCAAATTATGGCCCAATGATTGATGTTACCTTGTAATTTGTATCAATGTATATGGGTGGATTGCATTAGATGAGTTCTACTACTCTAAGGCATTGTTTGGTTTAaagtattattaatctatgtataacttatcccaattaatttcgctttattttcgtcatattatttatctatttattaattaataattttacatcaattaaatcaaataaattataatctatccattaaatcaaataatgtattaactattttttttttaaatttacataatattacttatctatggaaTACTTATCCTATTaatcaaaccaaacggtgcctaaAACATGGCATTATTCCTCAAACAAACCCCCTTTGTTCATTTCAAGTAGTACTGTTTGATACATATAATGCATTTTCCCGTCAAACCTGGGGTTTTTTATGAGAATAATTGGAACAAAGGTATCAAACTTctttaaaaaattatcttgTTAATTCTCACCTAGGATCTTTGCTAAAGAAAGTGAGTTCTTCCTTCTTTCATTATTATAAATGAATTTCTGGTAAGTATAATATgaaatgataaaacatatataaattaGATATAATGTAATTTATGTAGTCGAGTAATTAATTGTATGAAATTTGGTGTGTGTAAGTTCGAGTTATACAATCAATGATTATCCTATCATTCTCACCAAACATTTaccatattatattattaatttcctAAGAATCATCCCTCCATTTATGAATGATAGATTCTCAAAACAATAtagggaaaataagttttttgatcCAATAACTTTACCTTTTTTGAGTTTTGGTCCAGTAACTTTtacgatgtgggttttggtatactaactttgcattttcagtattttttggTCTAACTGCATACTACAtcagcttctgattggtccacgttatcattttggaccaatcaaaGTTGACacatatgcagttggaccaaaaaacactaaaaatgcaaagatagtataccaaaacccacattggaaaagttaatggaccaaaatcaaaacatgaacaagttaatggaccaaaaaacttattttcccaaacaatatatatatatatatacacccaCCGTGCCACTCAATGTGCCCACTATAAGTTGATACTCAACTAGGGGTGCaatcgagccgagcccgagtagcatactactcgagctcgagctcgatcgagtagtTAGTTTCATACTCGAGctcgaaaattatatatatatatatatatatatatatatatatatatacaaaatatatgaataaataaataaataaaatattgtatacattatatttatatatatatttttgttatattttatcTATGTGTGTTATCGAGTAACTCGCGTATTTgaagctcgagctcgattgtatgctcgagtcgagctttgacCGAGCTACTAACGAGCTGCTCACGAGTAGCTCGATTCGTTCGCACCTctacactcaactattggatgtgatgaattgtgcatTCAATAGTTAAGTGAGACCTCATGGTGAACACATTAGATGTGCAGAATAACAaaacttatatataatatatatatatatgtatatatatatatatacacacactaaAAAATTGCACGTGCGTTGAACGTGACAACAATTTTATTTGGTTGAGacataatttatcaaatttcatCTTAAATTgtttagattttttaaaatcaagtgTTATATTTTTTACAGGCAATTTCAAAATTCGGTTACTATGATTCAATGTCTAATTAGCTACTGAAGTGAGAATATTATgtctttaactttttttttttgtgatataTGTCGGTTCTTGGTCAACGTTTTTCTCGTAGTATGTTGCATGTTTATACCTtgagtttgatttattttttagttaACAACTTTAAAGAAATAATATATGGTATATATTTgttgaaaataataaataaataaagtaatatatatatatatatatatatatatggcagaAGAAAGAGATATCATTGCCAATCGGTAGGAAAGGAAAGACCCTGCGTCTTTCTTCTCTAAGCAAAGCAGACTTTTCCCTGTGaacgaatatttattttaccaAATGAAAACCAAAGATGATCCTTAGCACAAGCGATAAGCCCCAAAGCCCCTTATCGGATTTGAACCGATGACTTACGCCTTACCATGGCGTTACTCTACCACTGAGTTAAAAGGGCTTATATGCCATGGGAAGGTTACAATTCTGAAGATGCAGTACTCATTAGTGAGCGTTTAGTATATGAAGATATTTATACTTCTTTTCACATACGGAAATATGAGATTCAGACTCATGTGACAAGTCAAGGCCCGGAAAGGATCACTACTTTGATTTCACGTTTCTGTGAA comes from the Henckelia pumila isolate YLH828 chromosome 1, ASM3356847v2, whole genome shotgun sequence genome and includes:
- the LOC140875083 gene encoding probable glutathione S-transferase, whose amino-acid sequence is MAEVKVLGSWRSPYSCRVEWALKLKGVEYEFIEEDLSNKSSLLLESNPVYKKIPVLIHNGKAIAESLVILEYIDETWENGPPILPKDPYDRALARFWARFLDEKCLPAYRTACLVSGEEQAKAKEEAEESLQILDNELKGKKFFGGDVIGFVDIVGNFIARWSVVIAELVGLEIITKEKFPNLCAWMDEYVNSSYVKEHLPDREKLAESLRARFQKTK